The following are encoded together in the Methanobrevibacter sp. genome:
- the trpA gene encoding tryptophan synthase subunit alpha yields the protein MSKIANAFKDGKAFIGFLTAGDPTVEKTVEYILAMEEAGCDLIEIGIPFSDPMAEGVVIQDANVRALKHNTTTDDVFDIIRQVRLKTDIPLVFLTYINPVFFYGYEEFFKKCAELGVDGIISPDLPYEEKGEIDEIAKRNGVDVISLIAPTSKERIQKIASDASGFIYIVSSLGVTGMRSEIKTDLNAIISDIRDVTDLPLAVGFGINTPEQASQIGKIADGVIVGSAIVKIIEENGEDAKGPLMDYVSSMKKAANE from the coding sequence ATGAGTAAAATAGCTAATGCATTTAAAGATGGAAAAGCATTCATCGGTTTTTTAACTGCAGGAGATCCTACTGTTGAAAAGACAGTTGAATATATTTTAGCAATGGAAGAAGCGGGATGTGACTTAATAGAGATAGGCATTCCATTTTCAGACCCTATGGCTGAAGGAGTAGTTATACAGGATGCTAATGTAAGGGCTTTAAAGCACAATACCACAACCGATGATGTGTTTGATATCATAAGGCAGGTTAGATTAAAGACTGATATTCCTTTAGTATTTTTGACATACATCAATCCGGTTTTCTTTTACGGTTATGAGGAATTCTTTAAAAAATGCGCAGAATTGGGTGTTGATGGGATAATATCACCCGATTTGCCTTATGAGGAAAAGGGTGAAATCGATGAAATCGCTAAGAGAAATGGTGTGGATGTGATTTCTCTGATTGCTCCAACTTCCAAGGAAAGAATTCAAAAAATTGCAAGCGATGCAAGCGGTTTTATTTATATCGTATCCTCTCTAGGTGTTACTGGGATGCGTTCTGAGATTAAAACGGACCTGAATGCAATAATAAGCGACATTCGCGATGTCACTGATTTGCCATTGGCTGTTGGTTTTGGAATAAATACTCCGGAGCAGGCTTCTCAAATTGGTAAAATTGCCGATGGGGTTATTGTTGGAAGCGCAATTGTAAAAATCATAGAAGAGAATGGCGAAGACGCTAAAGGCCCTTTGATGGATTATGTTTCAAGTATGAAAAAGGCTGCCAATGAATAA
- the pcn gene encoding proliferating cell nuclear antigen (pcna) produces the protein MFKAELSDSSILKTSFDAISSIVDEVQIQTDSEGMRLDALDRSHITFVHLELKASLFDEYLCDVPEKINIDTDEFMRVLKRAKSQDRVLMSVDEGNFIITFEGDATRTFKIRLIDMEYDNPVPPQIDHPTSFKVRFSILKDCINDIDIFSDKIAFQVDEDYFIASADGEFGDASIKYLHGENINEHAKSLFSLDKIREMLKADKFSEEAEIGLGTDMPLSLTLNMVTGDGKLSFLLAPRLETDE, from the coding sequence ATGTTTAAAGCAGAATTAAGTGATTCTAGTATATTAAAAACAAGTTTTGATGCTATTTCATCAATCGTTGATGAAGTACAAATTCAAACTGATAGTGAAGGCATGAGACTGGATGCCTTAGACCGTAGTCATATAACTTTCGTACATTTGGAACTCAAAGCTAGTTTATTTGATGAGTATCTTTGTGATGTTCCTGAAAAAATCAATATTGACACTGATGAATTCATGAGAGTTCTCAAACGTGCTAAATCACAGGACAGAGTTTTGATGTCTGTAGATGAAGGTAATTTCATCATTACTTTTGAAGGTGATGCAACAAGAACTTTCAAAATAAGATTGATTGATATGGAATACGATAACCCTGTTCCACCTCAAATCGATCATCCAACTTCATTTAAAGTACGTTTCTCCATCTTAAAAGATTGTATCAACGATATTGATATCTTTTCAGATAAAATTGCTTTCCAAGTGGATGAAGATTACTTTATTGCATCCGCTGATGGTGAATTTGGTGATGCAAGCATCAAATATCTCCATGGGGAAAACATCAATGAACATGCAAAATCTTTATTCTCATTGGATAAAATTAGAGAAATGCTTAAGGCAGACAAATTTTCAGAGGAAGCTGAAATTGGTTTAGGTACTGACATGCCATTAAGTTTAACCCTTAATATGGTTACTGGCGATGGTAAACTAAGTTTCTTGCTTGCTCCTAGATTAGAAACAGATGAATAA